The region ACGGCCATCGATCGCGCACGGACAACCGGCCCTCTCGCCGCCCACGATTCGGTGCCACAATCGCCATACCGCGGCCGCCCCCGAAGGCCTCCGCAGACCCACGTACTGCCGCACCGATCCCACAGCGAGTCTCCGCCATGGCCAGTCGTCGCGATTTCCTCGGTACCGTCTCCCTCGCCGCGAGCGGCTTCGCACTCGCGCCGCTGGCCGCATGCAGCCACGAATCGCCGCCCGCGCCGACGCAGACGCCATCCGCCGAGGTCCCGGCAGCGGCACCGGCCGAAACACCGTTCTCCGGCACCCTTCTCAAACGCACGATTCCGGCGACCGGCGAATCCATCCCGGTGATCGGCATGGGCACCTCGGGCAGCTTCGAGGTCGGCACGGACGCGGCCTCGCGTGCGCCCCTGCGCGAGGTGCTGAAACGTTTCGTCGATGCCGGCGCCAGCGTCATCGACACCGCGCCGACCTACTCCAGCGCCGAGGACGTGCTCGGCGATCTCGTCGCCGAAGCCAAGCTGCGCGAGCGTCTGTTCCTCGCCACCAAGCTCTCCGGCGTCAATGGCCGCGACGAAGGCCTGGCGCAGTTCGAGGCCTCGTTGCGCCGCCTGCGCACCGATCGCATCGATCTGCTGCAAGTGCATAACCTGGGCGACACCCGCACCCAACTCGCGCTCGCGCGCGAACTGAAACAGCAAGGCAAGGTACGCCTGGTCGGCCTGACCCATTACCGCGAACCAGCGCAGG is a window of Lysobacter antibioticus DNA encoding:
- a CDS encoding aldo/keto reductase, with the translated sequence MASRRDFLGTVSLAASGFALAPLAACSHESPPAPTQTPSAEVPAAAPAETPFSGTLLKRTIPATGESIPVIGMGTSGSFEVGTDAASRAPLREVLKRFVDAGASVIDTAPTYSSAEDVLGDLVAEAKLRERLFLATKLSGVNGRDEGLAQFEASLRRLRTDRIDLLQVHNLGDTRTQLALARELKQQGKVRLVGLTHYREPAQAQLAQDMRAFKPDFVQINYSPVSRAAERTVFPLARELGIAVMVNRAFEDGRLFSQVKGKPLPPWASEAGADSWAQLFLKFALSEAAVTVVIPATSKPKNQTDNLKAGVGPVLDAKQREALVAAIG